The genomic stretch GATCGCAACGGATCGCGTGCTTCGATCAGCGCGGCGAGATCGCACGCCAGCGCCTGTTCGCGTGGATCGCGCGGCGCGAGCAGCATCGCGGCAAGGCGCGGGTGCGTGCCCAACGCGAGCATGCGTCGGCCGAGCGGCGTGATCGAGCCGCCGTCGAGCGCGCCCAGGCGGTGCAGCAATTCGCGCGCCGCAGCGAGCGCGCCGGAAGGCGGCGCATCGACGAAGCGCAGGTCGGCGTCGCCCCATGCGGCGAGTTCGAGCGCCAGTCCCGCCAGTTCCACCTGCGCCAGCTCGGGGCGACGCTGCGGCTCCAGGCGCTGAGATTCGGGCCACAGGCGATACGCCCAGCCTTCGGCGACACGGCCTGCGCGACCGGCGCGCTGGTCGGCCGAGGCCTGCGCGATGTTCACCACGTCCAGCCGCGCGAAGCCGCTGTTGGGGTCGTAGCGCGGCTCGCGCGCGAGGCCGGAGTCGATCACCACCCGCACGCCGGGCAACGTCACGCTGGATTCGGCGACGTTGGTGGCGAGCACGACGCGCCGGCGGCCGTCGGGATCGGGCTGCAGCACGCGCGTCTGCGCCTCCATCGGGAGCTCTCCGTGCAACGTGAGCACGTCGGCGGCCTGCGAAGGCGCCAGCAGCGATTCCACGCGCGAGATTTCGCGCTGCCCGGGCAGGAAGACCAGCACGTCGCCCGGATGCTGCGCGAGCGCGTGCTCCACCGCGCGGCGCGTCTGGTGCTCGGGCGCTTCGTCGCGACGCGACGCGAAATGCGTGATCGACACCGGATAGCTGCGGCCCGCGCTGCTCAGGCGCGGCGCGTCGAGGAAAGTCGCGAGCCGTTCGCCGTCGAGCGTGGCCGACATCACGACGATGCGCAGGTCCTCGCGCAGCCCGGCCTGCACGTCCAGCGCCAGCGCCAGGCCGAGGTCGGCGGAGAGATGGCGCTCGTGGAATTCGTCGAACAGCAGCGCGCCGACGCTTTCCAGCATCGGATCGTCCTGCAGCATGCGCGTGAGGATGCCTTCGGTGACGACCTCGATGCGCGTGGACGCGGACACGCGGTTTTCGAACCGGATGCGGTAACCGATCGTGCCGCCCACGTCCTCGCCGCGCTGGCGCGCCATGAAGTGCGCCGCGGCGCGCGCGGCCACGCGGCGCGGTTCGAGCATCACGATCTTCCGTCCCGCCAGCCATGGCGCGTCCAGCAGCGCCGGCGGCACCTGCGTGGTCTTGCCCGCGCCGGGCGGCGCTTCGAGGACCAGGCGCGGGTGTTCGGCGAGGCTGGCGCGGATCTGCGGCAGCAGGGGGTCGATGGGGAACGGCATGGGAATCGGGAAGGAGAACGGGGAATCGTCGGCCCGCGACGTCGTGGGCATTATGCTTTTCCCATCCTCTGTTCCCCATTGCCCATTCCCGTGCAGTTGATCGACATCGGCGCCAACCTCACCCACGACTCCTTCGACCACGACCGCGACGCCGTGCTCGCACGCGCCCGCGACGCCGGCGTGGCGCAGATGGTGATCACCGGCGCCAGCCGCGAGCATTCGCCACTGGCGCTGAAGCTGGCGAAGCAGCACCCGGGCGAGCTGTTCGCCACCGCGGGCGTGCATCCACACCACGCGAGCGAGTACACCGCCGAGTGCGATGCGCAGATGCGCGAGCTGCACACGCACGGCGAAGTGGTCGCGGTCGGCGAATGCGGGCTCGACTATTTCCGCGATTTCTCGCCGCGCCCGGCGCAGCGGCGTGCGTTCGAGATGCAGCTGCAGATTGCCGCCGAAACCGGCAAGCCGCTGTTCCTGCACCAGCGAGACGCGCATGCGGATTTCATGTCGGTGATGCGCAATTTCGACGGGCGCCTCGGCCCGGCCGTGGTGCACTGCTTCACCGGCACGCGCGAGGAGATGTTCGATTACCTCGACCGCGACTGGCATATCGGCATCACCGGCTGGCTGTGCGATGAGCGCCGCGGCCAGCACCTGCGCGAGCTGGTGCGCCACATTCCGGCGAACCGGTTGATGATCGAGACCGATGCGCCCTACCTGCTGCCGCGCACGATCAAGCCGGCGCCGTCGCATCGCCGCAACGAGCCGATGTTCCTGGCGCACATCGTCGAGGAGCTGGCGCGCGATCGCGGCGAGGACGTGGCGACCACCGCGGCGGCCACGACGGCGACGGCGCGGGCCTTCTTCCGCCTGCCTGGGCGTTGATGCGGCGGGCGACCTGTGGCGCGGGGCCGACGCGGCGCTCGCGTACCGTATGGGGTAACGGGTGATGCTCCCATTGCGCCGATGACCTGCCCGGATCCGCCCCTGCTGGCGTTCGACGACATCACGCTCGACCTGAACGGGCGTCGCCTGCTGCGGGCGGGCGAGGAGCAGCCACTGGACCCGCGCGCCTTCGCCGTGCTCTGCCTGCTGGCGCGTTCGCCCGGGCAGGTGTTCTCGCCGGAGGAAATCCTCGACGAGGTCTGGGGTCACCACGACGTACCGCCCGGCGCCGTGGGGCAGATCGTTTCCGTGCTCCGGCAGGCGCTCGGCGACGACGCGCGCGCGCCGCGCTATCTGCACGCGCTGC from Lysobacter auxotrophicus encodes the following:
- a CDS encoding winged helix-turn-helix domain-containing protein encodes the protein MTCPDPPLLAFDDITLDLNGRRLLRAGEEQPLDPRAFAVLCLLARSPGQVFSPEEILDEVWGHHDVPPGAVGQIVSVLRQALGDDARAPRYLHALPGYGYRFDRPG
- the hrpB gene encoding ATP-dependent helicase HrpB — its product is MPFPIDPLLPQIRASLAEHPRLVLEAPPGAGKTTQVPPALLDAPWLAGRKIVMLEPRRVAARAAAHFMARQRGEDVGGTIGYRIRFENRVSASTRIEVVTEGILTRMLQDDPMLESVGALLFDEFHERHLSADLGLALALDVQAGLREDLRIVVMSATLDGERLATFLDAPRLSSAGRSYPVSITHFASRRDEAPEHQTRRAVEHALAQHPGDVLVFLPGQREISRVESLLAPSQAADVLTLHGELPMEAQTRVLQPDPDGRRRVVLATNVAESSVTLPGVRVVIDSGLAREPRYDPNSGFARLDVVNIAQASADQRAGRAGRVAEGWAYRLWPESQRLEPQRRPELAQVELAGLALELAAWGDADLRFVDAPPSGALAAARELLHRLGALDGGSITPLGRRMLALGTHPRLAAMLLAPRDPREQALACDLAALIEARDPLRSRSDSVAERWQALAAFRAGRGAADASRSSLAALDQAAKQWRRRLRLDLVPPTDAPAHQLGDVLLHAFPDRIARQHSGDPYRYQLANGRSVKLYDDSTLYGERWIVVSELRDEARDARVLRAAPLDEARLREDFPQRFVTEDRVVWDANTRGIAAVRETRFDRIVIESKPLAKPDPARYADALVDAVRQLGLRALPWTPAQQQWRARVRCLRAWMPELEGLPDLSDAALLESLDDWLKPALAGKTRLDALDEQAFGEALKSTTQWAMRQKIDALAPTRIQVPSGMERGIEYAYDDEAGAPVAPVLAVKLQELFGLADTPRIADGRVPLTLHLLSPGGKPLQITQDLKGFWDRTYPEVKKEMKGRYPKHPWPDDPWSATATHRAKPRGT
- a CDS encoding TatD family hydrolase, whose product is MQLIDIGANLTHDSFDHDRDAVLARARDAGVAQMVITGASREHSPLALKLAKQHPGELFATAGVHPHHASEYTAECDAQMRELHTHGEVVAVGECGLDYFRDFSPRPAQRRAFEMQLQIAAETGKPLFLHQRDAHADFMSVMRNFDGRLGPAVVHCFTGTREEMFDYLDRDWHIGITGWLCDERRGQHLRELVRHIPANRLMIETDAPYLLPRTIKPAPSHRRNEPMFLAHIVEELARDRGEDVATTAAATTATARAFFRLPGR